One region of Wyeomyia smithii strain HCP4-BCI-WySm-NY-G18 chromosome 3, ASM2978416v1, whole genome shotgun sequence genomic DNA includes:
- the LOC129729328 gene encoding uncharacterized protein LOC129729328 → MAGAKNMLYPSPASNFLLLEIDMYYPLPDYRYRISSLRLGTIAELPNAPKPVGNSSKAVPTPMPIPMEAPSPKDTPLHMKDNYFGYGQEASPAEVKQYLKDHPDIYVPPGYGHERSDRVQNVYISPHYNGEMSSKNKDDFHAQALNLWHSSPEDYVERYFPRRKRSIDGPEKIDYELEHEEDRFNISHHRDWEHFYHYRERRELYHALEKEVGERFDFPMKACILRSICEVRKMMPATGKSMMVDIARTVFSLPLKEELEDEYSAAMRHEEPDCHKMYGKKCPLSIIQLLLYDP, encoded by the exons ATGGCTGGAGCAAAGAATATGCTGTATCCCTCTCCTGCATCGAATTTCTTACTTTTGGAAATTGATATGTACTATCCTCTGCCGGACTATCGTTACCGTATATCATCACTAAGGTTAGGCACGATCGCGGAGCTGCCAAATGCCCCGAAACCAGTCGGCAATTCATCTAAAGCAGTACCAACTCCAATGCCGATTCCGATGGAAGCTCCATCACCAAAAGATACTCCGCTGCACATGAAAGACAACTATTTCGGTTATGGTCAGGAGGCATCACCTGCGGAGGTGAAACAATATCTTAAAGATCATCCGGATATTTATGTTCCACCGGGATATGGTCACGAACGTTCGGATCGGGTTCAAAACGTGTACATTAGCCCGCATTATAATGGAGAGATGTCCTCTAAGAACAAAGACGATTTCCATGCTCAAGCACTGAATTTGTGGCACTCATCTCCGGAGGATTATGTTGAAAGATATTTCCCGCGGCGGAAACGGTCAATTGACGGACCGGAAAAGATTGACTACGAACTTGAGCATGAAGAGGATCGATTTAACATCAGTCATCATCGAGACTGGGAACACTTTTATCACTATCGCGAGAGGCGAGAACTTTATCATGCATTGGAGAAAGAAGTTGGCGAAAG ATTTGACTTTCCGATGAAGGCTTGTATTCTGAGATCGATTTGCGAAGTCCGTAAAATGATGCCTGCAACCGGAAAATCAATGATGGTTGACATTGCCCGTACTGTTTTcag TCTCCCTTTGAAGGAAGAGTTAGAGGATGAATATAGTGCTGCAATGCGTCATGAGGAACCTGACTGTCACAAAATGTACGGAAAGAAATGCCCCCTTAGTATAATTCAACTGTTACTGTACG ATCCGTAA
- the LOC129727954 gene encoding uncharacterized protein LOC129727954: MLLYLLLIILEVSSSIVSGSVSIGNRTLSRGKRFLLFPINGQLLFTVSGAKGLIFRGPSGYNLITELDMYYPLPDYRYRLTSLRLGEIAMLPGATTTITTTTTTTTTTTTTTEPTMPIVDLDHLYLKDHPQAWFPSAIKHSSDQSEWFLPWTGETYNPQTEYHQRMWQPVEHFDQYFPRKKRFADVGRMNEDEEEVDRFNLSQHRNWEYYYHYRDRRELFHALEHQAGDSIDFPMKSCILRTICEVRGLIFPPGRSMIMDLVQIVFRIPLKEELNDEYSAAMREETLDCHRLYGDKCPISLLYLIMFGKFVP, encoded by the exons ATGCTACTGTACCTTTTGCTAATAATTCTGGAAGTATCATCGTCTATTGTTTCGGGAAGTGTATCCATTGGCAATAGGACACTATCGCGAGGGAAGCGATTTCTTCTCTTCCCTATTAATGGTCAACTTTTG tttACCGTTTCCGGTGCAAAAGGGTTGATCTTCAGAGGACCAAGTGGTTATAACTTAATCACGGAGTTGGACATGTACTACCCCTTGCCGGATTACCGTTATCGGTTAACTTCGTTGCGGTTGGGTGAAATTGCTATGCTACCAGGagctacaacaacaataacaacgacaACAACGACAACAACGACGACTACTACTACAACGGAGCCTACAATGCCCATCGTGGATTTAGATCACTTGTATCTTAAAGATCACCCGCAGGCGTGGTTTCCAAGCGCAATTAAACACAGCTCAGATCAGTCCGAATGGTTTTTGCCTTGGACAGGTGAAACTTATAATCCACAAACAGAGTATCACCAGAGAATGTGGCAACCGGTGGAGCATTTCGATCAATATTTTCCACGGAAGAAAAGATTTGCGGATGTTGGTAGAATGAACGAGGATGAAGAAGAAGTCGATCGTTTTAATCTTAGTCAGCACCGCAACTGGGAGTACTACTATCACTACCGGGATCGTCGGGAACTGTTCCACGCTCTGGAGCACCAGGCTGGTGATAG TATCGATTTTCCGATGAAATCTTGCATTCTCAGGACGATTTGCGAGGTGCGAGGATTGATTTTTCCTCCTGGAAGATCTATGATAATGGATCTGGTGCAGATTGTTTTTCG AATCCCACTTAAAGAGGAACTTAATGATGAATATAGTGCAGCCATGAGAGAAGAAACTTTGGACTGCCACCGGTTGTATGGCGATAAATGCCCAATTAGCCTACTTTATTTGATTATGTTTGGGAAATTTGTCCCGTGA
- the LOC129727955 gene encoding uncharacterized protein LOC129727955, producing the protein MTACFRLLMMLLVARASYLLADSEQTENGRDDHQSSKVLSRRKRYVVFPEGSSFSVAVCMTIGIYGNPNYQMFSWALNWGIAYNLPNQTSTFELEMQEPKPVAQRRHRRELYHRMEVAMNDMGYNGRNCVLRALCESSQFFGSKGGNMVAEMLRTLFSFPKSKVLSFEHNDIRIYDDAHRRGRNKVLCQSLFPECGFSLLELALGKYSSPYIFM; encoded by the exons ATG ACTGCTTGCTTCAGGCTGCTGATGATGTTACTGGTGGCGCGTGCATCGTATCTGTTGGCTGACAGTGAACAAACCGAGAACGGAAGGGACGACCATCAATCGTCGAAGGTGCTGTCCCGGAGAAAGCGTTACGTAGTGTTCCCTGAAGGCTCCAGCTTTTCGGTGGCCGTTTGCATGACGATCGGCATATACGGCAATCCAAACTATCAGATGTTCAGCTGGGCTCTCAATTGGGGCATTGCGTACAATTTACCAAACCAAACGTCGACTTTCGAGCTAGAGATGCAGGAACCAAAACCAGTTGCCCAGAGACGTCACCGGCGGGAATTGTACCATCGAATGGAGGTGGCTATGAATGA CATGGGCTACAATGGTCGTAATTGCGTTCTGCGGGCACTCTGCGAAAGCTCGCAGTTCTTCGGTTCGAAAGGGGGCAACATGGTCGCAGAAATGTTGCGGACTCTGTTTAGCTTTCCCAAGTCCAAAGTGCTATCGTTCGAGCACAATGACATCCGGATCTACGACGACGCTCACCGAAGGGGCAGAAACAAGGTGCTCTGTCAGTCACTGTTTCCCGAATGTGGTTTCTCACTGTTAGAACTAGCTCTGGGAAAATATTCCAGCCCATATATTTTTATGTAA
- the LOC129727953 gene encoding uncharacterized protein LOC129727953 isoform X1, which translates to METGKQQIEEDEQRQRSELTSAINRFMRRVPKRAHIEEQHEPGKFVRPLSPIHDNGAAGSDAELPETSHKVINRKVTEKLTNELSRVKAELEMMRLEKEKLCQILANRDHEENEFYTAKSSTMREEQATTNETFLTTMSNMSRSTLNIPECAPIAGETELNKRSYDHWKNVLNASMNLIQATDESTKMNLFRIKAGPLLLELLDGTNTQEEMPDEKQYPFLNAIARLDAHFDSRAYVLSQRSKLANMVQSNGESNIQYVQRVAAASKLCSYKQDEEFEAISRTVTRGSTDSRIRTFAYRVLINGGSLNDLMDRVRSREVELQMRMIIADCTRSNLLQ; encoded by the exons ATGGAAACCGGAAAGCAGCAGATCGAGGAAGACGAACAGCGACAGCGGAGCGAGCTCACTTCGGCGATTAACCGCTTCATGCGGCGGGTGCCGAAGAGAGCTCACATTGAAGAGCAGCACGAACCCGGCAAATTCGTTCGACCGCTATCTCCAATTCACGACAATGGCGCAGCTGGTAGTGATGCCGAACTTCCAGAAACTTCGCACAA GGTTATTAATCGGAAAGTTACGGAGAAACTTACAAATGAGTTATCCAGAGTGAAGGCAGAACTTGAAATGATGCGATTGGAGAAAGAGAAGCTATGTCAGATTTTGGCTAATAGAGATCATGAAGAAAACGAGTTCTATACAGCTAAATCGAGTACGATGCGTGAGGAACAAGCTACCACAAACGAGACATTCCTCACAACGATGAGTAATATGTCCCGGAGTACTCTAAATATACCCGAATGTGCTCCAATAGCTGGCGAGACGGAGCTGAACAAGCGATCATACGACCATTGGAAAAACGTGTTGAATGCATCCATGAACCTTATTCAAGCTACCGATGAGTCAACTAAGATGAATTTGTTTCGTATCAAAGCTGGTCCTCTACTACTCGAACTACTTGATGGTACCAACACACAAGAAGAAATGCCAGATGAGAAACAATATCCATTCTTGAACGCAATTGCCCGGTTGGATGCGCATTTTGATTCAAGAGCATACGTACTGTCTCAGCGAAGTAAGTTGGCCAATATGGTACAAAGCAATGGAGAATCGAACATCCAATATGTACAACGGGTTGCGGCGGCATCAAAATTATGCAGTTATAAACAGGATGAAGAATTCGAAGCAATTTCTAGAACAGTGACCAGAGGGTCGACAGATAGTCGTATTAGAACTTTTGCCTACCGAGTATTAATCAATGGAGGCTCCCTGAACGATTTGATGGACCGGGTTCGCAGCCGAGAAGTGGAGCTACAAATGAGAATGATTATTGCAGATTGCACCAGAAGCAATCTGCTacagtag
- the LOC129727953 gene encoding uncharacterized protein LOC129727953 isoform X2: METGKQQIEEDEQRQRSELTSAINRFMRRHEPGKFVRPLSPIHDNGAAGSDAELPETSHKVINRKVTEKLTNELSRVKAELEMMRLEKEKLCQILANRDHEENEFYTAKSSTMREEQATTNETFLTTMSNMSRSTLNIPECAPIAGETELNKRSYDHWKNVLNASMNLIQATDESTKMNLFRIKAGPLLLELLDGTNTQEEMPDEKQYPFLNAIARLDAHFDSRAYVLSQRSKLANMVQSNGESNIQYVQRVAAASKLCSYKQDEEFEAISRTVTRGSTDSRIRTFAYRVLINGGSLNDLMDRVRSREVELQMRMIIADCTRSNLLQ; the protein is encoded by the exons ATGGAAACCGGAAAGCAGCAGATCGAGGAAGACGAACAGCGACAGCGGAGCGAGCTCACTTCGGCGATTAACCGCTTCATGCGGCGG CACGAACCCGGCAAATTCGTTCGACCGCTATCTCCAATTCACGACAATGGCGCAGCTGGTAGTGATGCCGAACTTCCAGAAACTTCGCACAA GGTTATTAATCGGAAAGTTACGGAGAAACTTACAAATGAGTTATCCAGAGTGAAGGCAGAACTTGAAATGATGCGATTGGAGAAAGAGAAGCTATGTCAGATTTTGGCTAATAGAGATCATGAAGAAAACGAGTTCTATACAGCTAAATCGAGTACGATGCGTGAGGAACAAGCTACCACAAACGAGACATTCCTCACAACGATGAGTAATATGTCCCGGAGTACTCTAAATATACCCGAATGTGCTCCAATAGCTGGCGAGACGGAGCTGAACAAGCGATCATACGACCATTGGAAAAACGTGTTGAATGCATCCATGAACCTTATTCAAGCTACCGATGAGTCAACTAAGATGAATTTGTTTCGTATCAAAGCTGGTCCTCTACTACTCGAACTACTTGATGGTACCAACACACAAGAAGAAATGCCAGATGAGAAACAATATCCATTCTTGAACGCAATTGCCCGGTTGGATGCGCATTTTGATTCAAGAGCATACGTACTGTCTCAGCGAAGTAAGTTGGCCAATATGGTACAAAGCAATGGAGAATCGAACATCCAATATGTACAACGGGTTGCGGCGGCATCAAAATTATGCAGTTATAAACAGGATGAAGAATTCGAAGCAATTTCTAGAACAGTGACCAGAGGGTCGACAGATAGTCGTATTAGAACTTTTGCCTACCGAGTATTAATCAATGGAGGCTCCCTGAACGATTTGATGGACCGGGTTCGCAGCCGAGAAGTGGAGCTACAAATGAGAATGATTATTGCAGATTGCACCAGAAGCAATCTGCTacagtag